One region of Collinsella aerofaciens ATCC 25986 genomic DNA includes:
- a CDS encoding ribokinase, giving the protein MADRGIVAVFGSMNMDLSVACERMPRAGETVGGSGFITNAGGKGANQAVAAARMGARTCMIGAVGRDTFGDALVAGLQDAGVGVEFVALRDDVETGTATIIRCEGDNRIVLSPGANHALAGADVACALRRLVAHELDGDTSEIAPAAGSVFIAQGECDLAATAEALVCARELGFYTVFNPAPACELPAEVWPAVDLVCPNETECQVLTGILPTDDVSCVAALNALLDKGAGAAVITLGGAGSVTLGDGGELLRMPALSSTVVDTTAAGDTFIGALAAARLGGLPLFECMAAGARASAVTVSRLGAQQSIPTRAEVEHWFG; this is encoded by the coding sequence ATGGCAGATCGCGGCATCGTTGCGGTGTTCGGCAGCATGAACATGGACCTTTCGGTGGCGTGCGAGCGCATGCCGCGCGCGGGCGAGACCGTCGGCGGTAGCGGCTTTATCACCAACGCCGGCGGTAAGGGCGCCAACCAGGCCGTCGCCGCTGCGCGCATGGGTGCGCGCACGTGCATGATCGGCGCTGTTGGGCGCGATACCTTTGGCGATGCGCTTGTGGCAGGGCTCCAGGATGCTGGCGTGGGCGTTGAGTTCGTGGCGCTTCGCGATGACGTGGAGACCGGTACCGCGACCATCATTCGCTGCGAGGGCGACAACCGCATCGTACTGTCACCGGGCGCCAACCATGCGCTTGCGGGCGCGGACGTTGCCTGCGCGCTGAGGCGTCTGGTGGCCCATGAGCTCGACGGCGACACCAGCGAGATTGCCCCGGCTGCCGGAAGCGTCTTTATCGCCCAGGGCGAATGTGACCTTGCAGCGACGGCCGAGGCGCTTGTTTGCGCTCGCGAGCTGGGGTTCTATACGGTCTTTAATCCGGCGCCTGCCTGCGAGCTGCCTGCGGAGGTCTGGCCTGCGGTCGACCTGGTCTGTCCCAACGAGACCGAGTGCCAGGTTCTGACGGGCATTCTGCCCACGGATGATGTGAGTTGCGTCGCCGCGCTCAATGCGCTGCTCGACAAGGGCGCCGGCGCCGCGGTCATCACGTTGGGCGGTGCCGGCTCGGTTACGCTCGGCGATGGCGGTGAGCTGCTGCGCATGCCGGCACTTTCGAGTACGGTAGTCGATACCACGGCCGCCGGCGATACGTTTATCGGCGCGTTGGCGGCGGCTCGCCTAGGGGGCTTGCCGCTCTTTGAGTGCATGGCCGCGGGTGCTCGCGCCTCGGCAGTGACGGTGTCGCGCCTGGGCGCTCAGCAATCGATTCCCACGCGCGCCGAAGTTGAACATTGGTTTGGTTAA
- a CDS encoding nucleoside hydrolase, whose translation MAIKKLILDLDMGVDDAMALAYAIASPEVELVGITTCFGNVRVEQSAHNCLAVLDLLGRPEVPVYLGADRPLQATEPYTPPASTALIHGKNGIGGASVPASPYEPVGATSADGNAAVDYLIDAARTYGSDLVYVATGPLSNLALALERDAAAMMSIGRVVVMGGALTVPGNVSAGAEANMASDPEAADAVLRSGRKLTMVGLDVTHRVVLTRRDIAGWTGSGTMAGCAFASMVEHYIGSYEMNAPYLGGCALHDPLAVAVAVDPTLVGALGCNLRVDLLGEYRGRTICDERRLSDPDKSALVALTVDAPRFLSEFKARMARILG comes from the coding sequence ATGGCAATCAAGAAGCTGATCCTTGATCTGGATATGGGTGTTGACGATGCGATGGCGCTGGCCTATGCCATCGCGAGCCCCGAGGTGGAGCTCGTGGGCATCACCACGTGCTTTGGCAACGTGCGCGTCGAGCAATCGGCGCACAACTGCCTGGCGGTGCTCGATCTGCTGGGTCGCCCCGAGGTGCCGGTGTACCTGGGCGCCGACCGTCCTCTGCAGGCGACTGAGCCCTATACGCCGCCGGCGTCCACCGCGCTCATTCACGGCAAGAACGGCATCGGCGGCGCGAGCGTGCCCGCGTCGCCCTACGAGCCGGTGGGGGCGACCTCGGCCGACGGCAACGCTGCGGTCGATTATCTGATCGATGCCGCGCGCACCTATGGTTCCGATCTGGTCTACGTAGCGACTGGCCCGCTCTCCAACCTGGCGCTCGCCCTGGAGCGCGATGCGGCGGCGATGATGTCCATCGGCCGCGTGGTCGTGATGGGCGGCGCCCTTACCGTGCCCGGTAACGTGAGCGCGGGCGCCGAGGCTAACATGGCGAGCGACCCCGAGGCAGCCGACGCGGTGCTGCGCTCGGGCCGTAAGCTCACCATGGTGGGTCTGGACGTGACGCATCGCGTGGTGCTCACACGCCGCGACATTGCCGGCTGGACGGGCTCGGGCACCATGGCGGGCTGCGCATTTGCGAGCATGGTCGAGCACTACATTGGCTCGTACGAGATGAACGCACCCTACCTGGGTGGTTGTGCGCTGCACGATCCGCTGGCCGTTGCCGTGGCGGTCGACCCCACGCTCGTAGGTGCGCTCGGCTGCAACCTGCGTGTTGATCTGCTGGGCGAGTACCGCGGTCGCACCATCTGCGATGAGCGCCGCCTATCCGATCCAGACAAGAGCGCGCTTGTGGCACTGACCGTGGATGCCCCGCGCTTCCTGTCCGAGTTCAAGGCGCGCATGGCCCGCATCCTAGGCTAG
- a CDS encoding PRD domain-containing protein: MLAIKKLNNNAVLCRDGQGRDVIAMGRGVGFGGDFPRELPLSKIEHTFYDIDPKGQDVMRDLPSDIVMFAAKVMDIVANELPYDLSTNATLFMADHLSFAVARAQKGVRIAMPLAYEVRETYPKEYKAAQFIVMRLEKELGERLPKDEIASIAMNLVNARVVEAVKATAEPTKQFDDMLEDVIEILESDFRIIVDRDSFDFTRFATHLRYLFKRIQAGESLNSANMQMYKNFREEFPQLAECVKHIGSYCRETWDATLSEEEELYLMIHLNRIISKKGL, from the coding sequence ATGCTTGCAATTAAAAAGCTTAACAACAACGCGGTTCTTTGCCGTGACGGACAGGGGCGAGATGTCATCGCCATGGGCAGGGGCGTCGGTTTCGGCGGAGATTTTCCTCGAGAGCTCCCTCTTTCTAAAATCGAGCATACGTTTTACGACATTGATCCTAAAGGACAAGATGTCATGAGGGATCTTCCCTCGGATATCGTGATGTTTGCGGCGAAAGTTATGGACATCGTTGCCAACGAACTGCCCTACGACCTCTCGACCAATGCGACGCTGTTCATGGCTGATCACCTGTCGTTTGCCGTTGCGCGAGCCCAAAAGGGGGTCCGCATCGCGATGCCTCTTGCCTATGAAGTGCGGGAGACGTATCCGAAGGAATACAAGGCTGCCCAGTTTATCGTCATGCGACTCGAGAAGGAGCTCGGAGAGCGGCTTCCCAAGGATGAGATTGCCAGTATTGCGATGAATCTCGTGAACGCACGGGTTGTTGAAGCCGTCAAAGCCACGGCCGAGCCCACAAAGCAGTTCGACGATATGCTCGAGGACGTTATCGAGATTCTCGAAAGCGATTTCCGCATTATTGTCGACCGCGATTCCTTTGATTTCACCCGCTTCGCCACGCATCTGCGGTACCTGTTCAAGCGCATTCAAGCCGGCGAGTCGCTGAACAGCGCCAACATGCAGATGTACAAGAACTTTCGTGAGGAGTTTCCGCAGTTGGCAGAGTGCGTGAAGCATATCGGTTCCTATTGTCGTGAAACGTGGGACGCCACGCTCTCCGAGGAGGAGGAACTCTATCTGATGATCCATCTCAACCGGATCATCTCCAAAAAAGGATTGTAA
- a CDS encoding PTS transporter subunit EIIC, translating into MANYKKVAEQILSTVGGAENVASVTHCMTRLRFSLKDESLSNDEKLEDISSIISVVHAGGQVQLVVGPTVDKVYDEVCKQGGFEVTVSIDEELDGPQLSWKERLAPKHLFNQLLDAVSGAITPILPIFCVAGIFKMLVILFGPEGAGFMSETSDLYRILSLVGDAAYYYFPVFAAYSSAKKFKTSPVLALLIAVVMIYPDMLAIVEDGKPFSVFGIPMQLVNYTQAVLPVILITWAQSYIERFFKKISPDMLRVLIVPVGTVLVMLPVALCLCGPAVQFVMGLVADFIIWLASVAGPAATAVIGAFWNLIIATGMHVPIYTAILPAALQNGYDAILYPGAAVVAYTTLAIALAYGLRAKDKESRATGWNLFITYAFGRVSEPIIYGILFRDKKALAWNMIGGAVGGLLVSLLHANVYIFTGVGFPWMNVLMFAQDIIPGTIGCLAGGAVTFALAMVFGFEGQEKMPLKSKSGDSEAVESVEA; encoded by the coding sequence ATGGCAAATTACAAAAAGGTGGCAGAGCAGATTCTCTCCACTGTGGGCGGGGCGGAAAACGTGGCTTCGGTTACGCATTGCATGACGCGCCTGCGCTTCAGCCTCAAGGATGAAAGCCTCTCGAATGATGAGAAGCTTGAGGACATCTCGTCTATCATCAGCGTCGTGCACGCCGGAGGGCAGGTGCAGCTGGTGGTCGGGCCCACGGTCGACAAGGTCTACGACGAGGTTTGTAAGCAGGGCGGATTCGAGGTCACGGTATCGATTGACGAGGAACTCGATGGCCCTCAGCTTAGCTGGAAGGAGCGCTTGGCGCCCAAGCACCTCTTCAATCAGCTGCTCGATGCCGTGAGCGGCGCTATCACCCCGATCCTTCCGATCTTTTGTGTCGCCGGTATCTTCAAGATGCTCGTTATTCTGTTTGGGCCCGAAGGCGCCGGTTTTATGTCCGAAACGAGCGACCTGTATCGGATCCTTTCCCTGGTGGGCGATGCGGCGTATTACTACTTCCCGGTGTTTGCCGCCTATAGCTCGGCTAAGAAGTTCAAAACGAGTCCTGTGCTGGCACTGCTCATCGCTGTTGTGATGATTTATCCCGACATGCTCGCTATTGTTGAGGACGGAAAGCCTTTCAGCGTCTTCGGCATCCCCATGCAGCTCGTCAACTACACCCAGGCTGTTCTTCCGGTCATCTTGATCACCTGGGCCCAGTCCTATATTGAGCGCTTCTTTAAGAAGATCTCGCCTGATATGTTGCGCGTTCTGATCGTACCCGTGGGTACGGTGCTCGTGATGTTGCCGGTCGCGCTGTGCCTCTGCGGCCCTGCCGTCCAATTTGTCATGGGCCTTGTGGCCGATTTCATCATTTGGCTCGCCTCTGTTGCCGGTCCCGCTGCGACCGCGGTTATCGGCGCATTCTGGAATCTGATCATCGCCACCGGCATGCACGTGCCGATCTATACCGCCATATTGCCCGCCGCGCTCCAGAACGGTTACGACGCCATCTTATACCCCGGCGCCGCGGTTGTAGCCTACACCACGCTTGCCATCGCGCTCGCCTATGGCCTGCGCGCTAAGGACAAGGAGAGTCGAGCCACGGGCTGGAACTTGTTCATCACCTATGCCTTCGGTCGCGTGAGTGAGCCCATCATCTACGGCATCCTGTTTCGCGACAAGAAGGCTCTTGCCTGGAACATGATTGGTGGTGCTGTCGGTGGTCTGCTGGTAAGCCTTCTTCATGCCAACGTCTATATCTTCACTGGCGTTGGTTTCCCATGGATGAACGTGCTCATGTTTGCTCAGGATATCATCCCTGGCACCATCGGGTGTCTTGCTGGCGGTGCCGTGACGTTTGCGTTGGCGATGGTTTTTGGATTTGAAGGACAGGAGAAGATGCCGTTGAAGTCCAAGAGCGGCGATTCTGAGGCCGTTGAATCCGTCGAGGCATAA
- a CDS encoding 6-phospho-beta-glucosidase, whose protein sequence is MFREDFLWGGALAANQCEGGWNEGGRGLANSDMLPFGDQRMDVMRGDLDPRALAPDSFYPARKGIDFYHRYKQDIELFAQMGFKCLRLSIAWSRIFPKGDEAEPNEEGLAFYEDVFRTCRAHGIEPLVTLNHYDVPMHLVDAYGGWRDRRLVDLFDRYSRTVFERYRGLVNYWLTFNEINIMTQACFMAAGIIFEQGENRYATVHTAVHHVLVASARAVGACHELCPGAKIGCMLNAGVFYPATCDPDDVLAAQAENRSHYMFTDVQVRGAYPSYVLKEYARHGFEVPYRDDDREVLAANLVDFVSFSYYSTRVAKAHAEGQFDSNLLRSAPNPYLKQEPWGRFIDPKGLRVTMNEIWDRYQKPLFIVENGLGAPDVPEDSGEIEDDYRVEYLRAHIEAMRETVELDGVELMGYTCWGPIDLVSVATGQMRKRYGFIYVDRDDSGAGSFERRKKKSFEWYRRVIASNGEDLA, encoded by the coding sequence ATGTTTAGAGAAGATTTTTTATGGGGCGGGGCTCTGGCTGCAAACCAGTGCGAGGGAGGATGGAACGAAGGCGGTCGCGGTTTAGCCAATTCCGACATGCTGCCGTTTGGCGATCAACGCATGGACGTCATGCGGGGAGACCTTGATCCGCGTGCGTTGGCACCCGACAGCTTCTATCCCGCTCGCAAAGGCATTGATTTTTACCATAGGTACAAGCAGGATATTGAACTGTTTGCCCAGATGGGTTTTAAATGCCTGCGCTTATCGATCGCCTGGAGCCGCATTTTTCCCAAAGGAGACGAAGCCGAGCCCAATGAAGAAGGCCTTGCCTTTTACGAGGATGTTTTTAGGACGTGCCGCGCGCATGGCATTGAGCCTTTGGTGACGCTCAACCACTATGATGTCCCCATGCATCTCGTCGATGCGTATGGCGGATGGCGCGATCGCAGGTTGGTCGACCTGTTCGATCGATATTCGCGTACCGTGTTCGAGCGCTATCGGGGATTGGTCAATTATTGGCTGACCTTTAACGAGATCAACATCATGACGCAGGCGTGCTTTATGGCGGCGGGGATCATCTTCGAGCAAGGGGAGAATCGCTATGCAACGGTTCACACGGCCGTGCACCATGTATTGGTTGCGAGTGCCCGTGCGGTCGGGGCGTGTCATGAACTGTGCCCCGGGGCGAAGATCGGTTGCATGCTCAACGCAGGTGTCTTCTATCCGGCTACATGTGATCCGGACGATGTGCTGGCTGCGCAGGCTGAGAATCGCAGCCATTACATGTTTACCGACGTCCAGGTGCGCGGTGCGTACCCGAGCTATGTTCTCAAGGAATACGCCCGCCATGGTTTTGAGGTGCCCTATCGGGATGATGACCGCGAAGTACTGGCTGCAAACCTGGTCGATTTCGTCTCGTTTTCGTATTACTCGACGCGCGTCGCAAAAGCGCATGCGGAAGGTCAGTTCGATTCGAACCTTCTTCGCTCGGCGCCTAATCCGTATCTAAAACAGGAGCCTTGGGGGAGGTTTATCGACCCCAAAGGGCTGCGCGTCACCATGAATGAAATCTGGGATCGCTATCAAAAGCCGCTGTTCATCGTCGAAAACGGTTTGGGTGCTCCTGATGTGCCGGAAGATTCGGGTGAAATAGAAGACGACTATCGAGTTGAATACCTGCGGGCCCACATCGAGGCGATGAGGGAGACCGTCGAGCTCGACGGGGTGGAACTCATGGGATATACCTGTTGGGGCCCGATCGATTTGGTTTCGGTCGCCACAGGACAGATGCGTAAGCGCTACGGGTTTATCTATGTCGATCGAGACGATAGCGGTGCGGGCTCGTTTGAGAGACGTAAAAAGAAAAGCTTCGAATGGTACCGACGCGTAATAGCAAGCAATGGCGAAGACCTTGCGTAA
- a CDS encoding LacI family DNA-binding transcriptional regulator, which produces MAKASVREISRITGFSPATVSNALNRKRSVSEETAKVILECAQSLGYQQSTQLESIQFVLARKTAAILDESTFHPAVIEGVERQARRHGMSTSFVTLDFSDLDAVRPQVEGLIADPSAAIVLMGTELGEEDYALFANAAAHLIVLDGWSDRQYFDAVVIANTDSVLRAVDYLIEKGHKQIGYLAGDLRIRNFKDRERGYRQALEDAGLEANPAWRVTLGTTLEGAYRDMGAWLDSVSHDDLPTAFFAENDVLAVGAMRALNEHGIRVPEDVSIIGFDDLSLGAFSNPPLTTVHVPKHEVGEIAVRRLVGNIRNPKSYTCKTAVSTYFVERQSVREI; this is translated from the coding sequence ATGGCTAAAGCAAGCGTCCGCGAGATCAGCCGCATTACCGGCTTTTCGCCCGCAACCGTGTCCAACGCGCTCAACCGCAAGCGCAGCGTGAGCGAGGAGACCGCCAAGGTCATCCTGGAGTGTGCGCAGTCGCTCGGCTACCAGCAGTCGACGCAGCTCGAGAGCATCCAGTTTGTGCTTGCGCGCAAGACGGCCGCCATCCTGGACGAGAGCACCTTCCATCCCGCGGTCATCGAGGGCGTGGAGCGCCAGGCGCGTCGCCACGGCATGAGCACGAGCTTTGTCACGCTCGACTTTAGCGATCTTGACGCTGTGCGCCCGCAGGTCGAGGGCCTGATCGCCGATCCGTCCGCCGCTATCGTGCTGATGGGTACCGAGCTGGGCGAGGAGGACTACGCCCTGTTCGCCAACGCCGCCGCCCACCTGATCGTGCTCGACGGCTGGAGCGATCGCCAATACTTTGATGCCGTGGTCATTGCCAACACCGATTCGGTACTGCGCGCCGTGGACTACCTTATCGAGAAAGGTCACAAGCAAATCGGCTATCTGGCGGGCGACCTTCGCATCCGCAACTTTAAGGACCGCGAGCGCGGCTATCGCCAAGCGCTTGAGGATGCGGGCCTCGAGGCCAATCCGGCATGGCGTGTCACGCTGGGCACCACGCTCGAGGGCGCTTATCGCGATATGGGCGCGTGGCTCGACAGCGTCTCGCACGACGACCTGCCGACGGCTTTCTTTGCCGAAAACGACGTGCTCGCCGTGGGTGCCATGCGCGCGCTCAACGAGCACGGTATTCGCGTGCCCGAGGATGTCTCGATCATCGGCTTTGACGACCTGTCGTTGGGCGCCTTTTCCAACCCGCCGCTCACCACGGTGCACGTTCCCAAGCACGAGGTGGGCGAGATCGCGGTGCGCCGCCTGGTGGGCAACATCCGCAATCCCAAGAGCTATACCTGCAAGACGGCCGTATCGACCTATTTTGTCGAGCGCCAAAGCGTGCGCGAGATCTAG
- a CDS encoding S-ribosylhomocysteine lyase — MERIASFSVDHLLLEPGVYVSRIDRDPATGAAVTTFDLRLTTPNKEPVMNTAECHTIEHLGATFLRNHAEWSSRIVYFGPMGCRTGFYLVVFGEVTSEEILPLVRELFEFVAGFEGDIPGAAPEECGNYLDQNLPMANWLARRYLDRDLADIDENHLHYQQA, encoded by the coding sequence ATGGAGCGCATCGCGAGTTTTTCCGTTGACCATCTGCTGCTTGAGCCCGGCGTGTATGTGAGCCGCATCGACCGCGATCCGGCGACCGGCGCCGCCGTCACCACTTTTGACCTGCGCCTGACCACGCCCAATAAGGAGCCGGTTATGAACACGGCCGAATGCCACACCATCGAGCACTTGGGCGCGACGTTCCTTCGCAATCATGCCGAGTGGTCGAGCCGCATTGTCTACTTTGGTCCCATGGGCTGCCGTACGGGCTTTTACCTCGTCGTGTTTGGCGAGGTGACGAGCGAGGAGATTCTGCCGCTCGTGCGTGAGCTGTTCGAGTTTGTCGCTGGCTTTGAGGGCGATATCCCCGGTGCCGCTCCCGAGGAGTGCGGTAACTACCTGGACCAGAACCTTCCCATGGCAAACTGGCTCGCGCGCCGCTACCTCGACCGCGACTTGGCCGATATCGACGAGAATCACCTGCACTATCAGCAGGCGTAA
- a CDS encoding DUF4867 family protein, translating to MHIYSVSDPEFKSYGNVWDNVPSELTSPVLEALASTPIPEGSKYVASAPELEGVMDADKLGFLMFGGRPFQLGWCNGHNTRLNCLEYHRASEFNLGARDFILLVAHRWEIEDGKLDTACVKAFRVPAGTLVEVFNTTLHYTPCMVDDGGFQVMVALPAGTNGPRPEAAADMPTAGDSYCYWKADKWVLCHADSPKAAEGGYVGLIGKNLDIAVD from the coding sequence ATGCATATCTACTCTGTCTCTGATCCCGAGTTCAAGTCCTATGGCAACGTTTGGGATAACGTTCCGTCCGAGCTTACGTCGCCCGTGCTCGAGGCACTTGCCTCCACGCCCATCCCCGAGGGCAGCAAGTATGTGGCCTCCGCGCCCGAGCTCGAGGGTGTCATGGATGCCGATAAGCTGGGCTTTCTCATGTTTGGCGGTCGTCCCTTCCAGCTGGGCTGGTGCAACGGCCACAACACGCGTCTCAACTGCCTGGAGTACCACCGCGCGAGCGAGTTCAACCTGGGCGCCCGCGACTTTATCCTGCTCGTGGCGCATCGCTGGGAGATCGAGGACGGCAAGCTCGATACCGCGTGCGTCAAGGCGTTCCGCGTGCCGGCCGGCACGCTTGTTGAGGTTTTCAACACCACGCTTCACTACACGCCCTGCATGGTCGACGACGGCGGCTTCCAGGTGATGGTGGCGCTGCCCGCCGGCACCAACGGCCCGCGCCCCGAGGCTGCAGCCGACATGCCCACGGCTGGCGACAGCTACTGCTACTGGAAGGCCGACAAGTGGGTTCTCTGCCATGCTGACAGCCCCAAGGCTGCCGAGGGCGGCTACGTAGGTCTCATCGGCAAGAACCTCGACATCGCCGTGGACTAG
- a CDS encoding histidine kinase N-terminal 7TM domain-containing protein, with translation MPRFLVGITHQVYRHRVFAIAGAITALFLMLLAVLPALFAFDPKLSNTVPAYSEASEEVVDALVHSSSLPLLVAAIVFSIWGVSVYLRCLDYVLRRRLVAVATICALWMIEVILKYKSFTPFYATVLWYLYYVPMTLIPLLYQLCGLRLAGLEQHRLGRRYCAALWIVAILLIGFVLTNDFHQQVFHFDRTSDTWSNDYTYGWGYFAVLVWTAFNFVAFFILVGRSSSFRIQRFSGTAALVLLGGAFFAISYALRVPWAWRLNFSLIYCVLCVVAMEICLDCGVVPSYHDIAGIFDTLPLDLKVLTRDLQEVYATPVSKPTPVGVREELRTQEHGRAHAFAVASDPDVMYRAFPLLGGSALLAQDVSELNELNRELAHRRMELQRQNELLAADYDLKTHLADQEAETLLVQDVDQALVRALEGMYDLLSSLPPLTDEVSSHERYRMLQRAKMLVAYCKRKGSLTLAQHGESGFDRDRIQLIANELASDLRTIDIDCASIIAIRRPLHASTVSALYDCVYDFAFFAYTTDHPALMYHLGDHDRCSVELRATLFSNDDEDLSQTPAAQELESALQGRNVAYRLEGEPGQLRMIVLMPRAGE, from the coding sequence ATGCCGCGATTCCTTGTTGGCATAACACATCAGGTGTACCGTCACCGCGTCTTTGCTATCGCCGGCGCCATCACCGCGCTGTTCCTCATGCTTTTGGCAGTCTTGCCGGCGCTGTTCGCCTTCGACCCCAAACTTTCTAACACCGTGCCCGCCTATAGCGAGGCGTCCGAAGAGGTCGTGGATGCGCTCGTCCATTCGAGCTCTCTGCCGTTGCTTGTCGCCGCAATTGTATTTTCGATCTGGGGCGTATCGGTCTATCTGCGCTGTTTGGACTATGTGCTGCGCCGCCGCCTTGTTGCCGTCGCCACCATCTGCGCCCTGTGGATGATCGAAGTCATTCTCAAGTACAAGTCGTTCACGCCGTTCTATGCCACCGTGCTGTGGTACCTGTACTACGTGCCCATGACGCTCATTCCGCTGCTCTACCAGTTGTGTGGTTTGCGCCTTGCGGGCCTGGAGCAACACCGCCTGGGTCGCCGCTACTGCGCTGCGCTGTGGATTGTGGCTATCCTGCTTATCGGATTTGTTCTCACCAACGATTTTCACCAGCAGGTCTTCCACTTTGACCGTACAAGCGACACCTGGAGCAACGATTACACGTACGGCTGGGGTTATTTCGCCGTCCTCGTGTGGACGGCCTTTAACTTTGTGGCCTTTTTTATCCTGGTGGGCCGGTCCTCGTCCTTTCGCATCCAACGTTTCTCGGGCACGGCGGCGCTCGTGCTGCTGGGCGGCGCGTTCTTTGCCATCTCATATGCGTTGCGCGTGCCCTGGGCATGGAGGCTCAACTTCTCGCTCATCTATTGCGTCTTGTGCGTGGTGGCGATGGAAATCTGTCTCGATTGCGGTGTCGTTCCGTCGTATCACGACATCGCCGGCATCTTCGACACCTTGCCGCTTGACCTCAAAGTTCTAACGCGCGACCTGCAGGAGGTCTATGCCACGCCGGTGTCAAAGCCAACGCCGGTAGGCGTGCGCGAGGAGTTGCGGACCCAGGAGCACGGCCGCGCCCATGCCTTTGCCGTGGCGTCCGATCCCGATGTGATGTACCGTGCCTTTCCACTGCTGGGCGGATCGGCCCTGCTCGCCCAAGACGTGTCGGAGCTCAACGAGCTTAACCGTGAACTGGCACATCGTCGCATGGAACTGCAGCGTCAAAATGAGCTGCTCGCCGCCGACTACGACCTTAAGACGCATTTGGCAGATCAAGAGGCCGAGACCTTGCTGGTCCAAGACGTGGATCAAGCGCTTGTCCGCGCGCTCGAAGGGATGTACGACCTGCTGAGCTCGCTGCCGCCGTTGACCGACGAAGTGTCTTCGCACGAGCGTTACCGCATGCTGCAGCGCGCCAAGATGCTCGTCGCCTATTGCAAGCGCAAGGGGTCACTCACGTTGGCGCAGCACGGGGAGAGCGGCTTTGATCGCGACCGCATTCAGCTCATTGCCAACGAGCTCGCAAGCGACCTGCGCACCATCGATATCGATTGCGCCTCGATTATCGCCATACGGCGCCCGTTGCACGCCAGTACAGTAAGCGCCCTGTACGACTGCGTGTATGACTTTGCGTTTTTTGCCTACACCACCGACCATCCGGCGCTTATGTATCACTTGGGCGACCATGACCGGTGCAGTGTCGAGCTGCGTGCCACGCTTTTTTCCAACGATGATGAAGATCTTTCGCAGACGCCCGCTGCGCAAGAGCTCGAAAGCGCTCTGCAAGGGCGCAACGTGGCATACCGCCTTGAGGGCGAACCCGGCCAGTTGCGTATGATCGTGTTGATGCCGCGGGCGGGTGAGTGA